One region of Candidatus Thermoplasmatota archaeon genomic DNA includes:
- a CDS encoding type IV pilin N-terminal domain-containing protein, with product MKANRKFVKGEEAVSAVIGVILMVAITVAIAATVYVYVSGMIGGTKQSTPTIACNIDSSANKIIIATAEPTVQWNDVVITNSSGPSCRYAVYTGGGVINSSMNPTGMIIAGDYIYCWAPTGSVVFTMRYVPTNSLLGSWTVII from the coding sequence ATGAAGGCAAATAGAAAATTTGTGAAAGGTGAGGAAGCGGTTTCTGCTGTTATCGGTGTTATCCTAATGGTTGCGATAACAGTCGCGATAGCAGCGACAGTGTATGTGTATGTTAGTGGAATGATTGGAGGAACTAAACAATCTACGCCAACTATAGCTTGTAATATTGACAGCTCTGCCAATAAGATAATAATCGCTACTGCAGAACCAACTGTGCAATGGAATGATGTTGTTATAACAAATAGTTCAGGCCCTTCTTGTCGTTATGCAGTTTATACAGGAGGCGGGGTTATTAACTCCTCTATGAATCCAACAGGTATGATAATAGCAGGAGATTATATATACTGTTGGGCTCCAACAGGATCTGTCGTTTTTACTATGAGATACGTTCCTACGAATTCTCTGTTAGGAAGTTGGACAGTTATCATATAG